A region of Bicyclus anynana chromosome 15, ilBicAnyn1.1, whole genome shotgun sequence DNA encodes the following proteins:
- the LOC112044706 gene encoding translation initiation factor IF-2 — protein MELLRQMSHTQFLFPAAAVAVVLVCAALVFIFGFHTAEQPQFDKLPLVVDDKKSTNKKRKTKEKKTSPNRVSNDDAKSKSETAKKSPAKEKKEEKVKDVEKPKPKEKVEVKVVKKEAPAEARKGKKKAAVETEKPADFDDGLWEEVPKKSDKKKVKGPEEKEKKESPSKKNKKKVKEADVDVTQPEQKETTVETIKVLSAEGPDVDEDSARALQAQVEELQRVLKEAELRDQGLLGTTDEDETTENELTEVKDLRSNKKMENKEKQNKKKASEASAVAKAAKAEEMESPDTSEKQEDKPAGPVFDELGDTWTDAKVAKKGKKKARKE, from the exons TGTTAAGGCAGATGTCCCATACACAGTTCCTGTTTCCCGCAGCAGCTGTGGCAGTTGTTCTAGTGTGCGCTGCTCTTGTATTTATattcggtttccacacggccGAGCAGCCGCAGTTCGATAAGTTACCACTGGTTGTCGATGACAAGAAGTCCACCAACAAGAAAAGGAAAACCAAGGAAAAG AAAACTTCTCCTAACCGTGTGTCAAATGATGATGCGAAATCAAAGAGTGAAACTGCCAAGAAGTCACCAGCAAAGGAGAAAAAGGAAGAGAAAGTAAAAGATGTTGAAAAGCCCAAGCCCAAGGAGAAGGTTGAGGTTAAAGTTGTTAAAAAGGAAGCCCCTGCTGAAGCTAGAAAAGGAAAGAAGAAGGCTGCAGTTGAGACTGAGAAGCCGGCTGATTTTGATGACGGCCTGTGGGAAGAGGTGCCAAAAAAGAGTGATAAGAAAAAAGTGAAAGGCCCTGAAGAGAAAGAAAAGAAGGAAAGCCCTTCtaagaagaataagaagaaaGTGAAAGAAGCAGATGTTGATGTCACCCAGCCGGAACAGAAAGAAACAACTGTTGAGACCATCAAGGTGTTGAGCGCAGAGGGCCCGGATGTTGATGAGGACTCGGCTAGAGCTTTGCAGGCTCAAGTTGAAGAGCTACAAAGAGTCCTTAAGGAG gCTGAATTGCGTGACCAGGGCCTGTTGGGCACCACAGATGAAGATGAAACCACAGAGAATGAACTGACTGAAGTCAAGGATCTCAGAAGCAACAAGAAGATGGAAAATAAAGAGAAGCAGAACAAGAAGAAGGCTAGTGAG GCAAGTGCTGTAGCTAAAGCTGCAAAGGCTGAAGAGATGGAGAGCCCTGATACCTCAGAGAAACAAGAAGACAAACCGGCCGGCCCAGTGTTTGACGAGCTTGGAG ATACTTGGACAGACGCTAAAGTAGCTAAAAAGGGCAAAAAGAAGGCTCGCAAAGAGTGA
- the LOC112044726 gene encoding uncharacterized protein LOC112044726 isoform X1, translating to MLSVGKPVSLVQQKKQQWAQEREEMSHLYLPWGSGERYTNRLQVRNQFASSLELHKQSSYEYQEPIQRHRSPSLPPIHNIELNKSLEDRRHKEVLNRNLSSANRFAFYDEDAEGDTSGYGSETINIKNQCESFHRGHLNHRNDNVVAWQENGKSNRKQPSSGRSGMTDGALSARSTSGPEEGRPRWGDRGVATGRLWEPTAPTERLPQMPNQKRGTPSWVERGLNMIDSASDVLVIDQRSSTNSGLDCDRSSFNGSDEGRTFLRGQNAPLEPEIKAQRENKRIKALELQSAILNQLEEREKLRQEERERKLREERIEELRIQKQQEEDRLRLEEEKRRCKEKQLLEQRKLETLKKALEDAEKKAKQDKEKKFSFYRRTISVDEASGNDKIDDSIPCEAAQASPTKSCSPSKTHRTYNVQSAASQKENNSQQTTAFNSPRSIAASNLNLFIHNVPPLTLTDNQFNIVPIGITSATEIVNGQSNNIQLAVLVPQNKNVYSMSLNSIENIHELGEIQKILTPSKYRSLRTKDVFTQTDTEFICTPFYERVEKEEIERIIDKHNPNIDENAPQDHRSSTKKDRRLRSEERYKKDIENRPKWGANRPVAQYKKQSEKDPFYTQKRKIRQKYRPQVRQYISQSSEDSRSPSPQTRSENTNNKVKQRHSLSQSYWRNKRCSLDFTTSNSCDIANNTVPEFTSLAQITGDVKLEHKKSPKVSPSKRLTLSQKFINDKYGSRKLWSDDVNERTSKFCLSDLDNPRRNGDRISMFKKDINEKTEDQENLISKLKL from the exons ATGCTGTCGGTGGGCAAGCCCGTGTCGCTAGTCCAGCAGAAGAAGCAACAGTGGGCCCAGGAGAGAG AGGAGATGTCACACCTTTATCTACCATGGGGATCAGGCGAGCGGTACACTAACCGTTTGCAAGTGCGAAACCAATTCGCGAGTTCTCTCGAATTGCACAAACAGTCCTCATACGAGTACCAGGAGCCGATACAACGGCACAGAAGTCCGAGCCTACCACCAATACACAATATAGAACTGAATAAATCTCTAGAAGATAGAAGACACAAGGAGGTTTTAAACAGAAACCTGTCGAGCGCCAATAGATTCGCGTTTTACGACGAAGATGCAGAAGGTGACACTTCCGGATACGGTAGTGAAACAATAAATATCAAGAACCAGTGCGAATCGTTCCATAGGGGACACCTTAATCATAGAAATGATAATGTTGTCGCCTGGCAAGAAAACGGAAAAAGTAACAG GAAACAACCTTCAAGCGGGCGGTCAGGTATGACGGACGGTGCTTTATCTGCTCGGAGCACATCCGGCCCTGAGGAGGGGCGACCGCGCTGGGGGGACCGGGGCGTCGCTACCGGCAGGCTGTGGGAACCCACTGCCCCCACTGAGAGACTGCCTCAG atgCCAAATCAAAAGAGGGGTACGCCATCATGGGTCGAGCGTGGACTGAACATGATCGATAGCGCGTCCGATGTACTAGTCATCGACCAAAGAAGTTCTACGAATTCTGGACTCGACTGCGATCGATCGTCCTTTAACGGTAGCGATGAAGGAAg GACTTTCCTAAGAGGACAAAATGCCCCATTAGAACCAGAAATTAAAGCTCAAAGAGAAAATAAGCGTATCAAAGCGTTAGAACTGCAATCTGCTATACTGAATCAACTAGAGGAACGAGAGAAACTACGACAAGAAGAGAGAGAAAGAAAATTGAGGGAAGAACGCATAGAAGAATTAAGAATAcagaaacaacaagaagaagatAGATTAAGACTCGAAGAAGAAAAAAGACGATGTAAAGAAAAACAACTTCTCGAGCAACGCAAATTGGAAACACTGAAAAAAGCACTTGAAGATGCGGAAAAGAAAGCAAAACAAGATAAAGAgaagaaatttagtttttatagaCGAACAATTTCCGTTGATGAAGCAAGCGGGAACGACAAGATCGATGATTCCATTCCATGTGAGGCAGCACAGGCGAGTCCCACAAAAAGCTGTAGTCCATCTAAAACTCATAGAACCTATAACGTTCAGTCAGCAGCAAGTCAAAAAGAAAACAACTCACAACAAACTACTGCCTTTAATTCGCCTAGATCTATAGCAGCcagtaatttaaatttgtttatccATAATGTGCCACCTCTTACTCTAACGGATAATCAATTTAATATTGTGCCAATTGGAATAACCAGTGCTACTGAAATAGTAAATGGCCAATCAAATAATATACAACTAGCAGTATTAGTAcctcaaaataaaaatgtatacagtATGTCATTAAATTCTATTGAAAATATTCATGAACTCGGTGAGATTCAAAAAATACTCACACCTAGTAAATATCGTTCCCTAAGAACAAAGGATGTATTTACACAGACTGATACAGAATTTATATGTACACCATTTTACGAAAGAGTAGAAAAAGAAGAAATCGAAAGAATTATTGATAAGCATAACCCAAATATTGACGAGAATGCGCCTCAAGATCACCGCAGCAGTACAAAAAAAGATCGACGTTTACGATCAGAAGAAAGGTACAAAAAAGATATTGAAAATCGTCCTAAGTGGGGCGCAAATAGACCTGTGgcacaatataaaaaacaaagcgaAAAAGATCCATTCTATACCCAAAAAAGGAAAATTCGACAAAAATATCGACCTCAAGTAAGGCAATATATTTCGCAATCAAGTGAAGATAGTCGATCCCCAAGTCCACAGACAAGAAGtgaaaacactaacaataaAGTAAAGCAAAGACACTCGTTAAGTCAATCCTACTGGAGAAATAAAAGATGTAGTCTAGATTTCACAACAAGTAATTCATGTGATATAGCAAATAATACTGTTCCTGAATTTACATCATTAGCTCAAATAACAGGGGACGTAAAACTAGAACATAAAAAATCACCTAAAGTATCACCTTCGAAAAGACTTACTTTATCTCAAAAGTTTATAAATGATAAATACGGAAGTCGAAAATTATGGTCAGATGATGTAAACGAAAGAACTTCTAAATTTTGTTTGAGCGATCTAGATAACCCAAGAAGAAATGGTGATAGAATAAGTATGTTCAAAAAAGATATCAATGAAAAAACAGAGGACCAAGAGAACTTAATATCAAAGttgaaactttaa
- the LOC112044727 gene encoding uncharacterized protein LOC112044727 → MSKLDDLFDKKKDEAPMLDLSKVVINTAEEYREVLDKVPDFKTRPEKVKAEDVKIKDKPDQKTKTSKKEIKAYEKLGTRGYEEKQFTFMDPIPVEMRGLKFEELCAVPIEWRMLTSIRPKSKLDEEYFNRLVELGKSELKTRARDKREYAKNNMIRKTKTRSGVTETRIVSCTECGEEYCNGKMCAITNYDMFARLKLEVAAKSTRAQLPQAQMGKLKRVRRRARRKPRSKSAAPAYQKPNANKSGARSDTEH, encoded by the exons ATGTCTAAACTTGATGATTTGTTTGATAAAAAGAAAGATGAAGCGCCTATGTTAGATTTATCTAAAGTTGTAATAAATACAGCTGAAGAATATCGAGAAGTTCTAGACAAAGTGCCGGATTTTAAAACAAGACCAGAGAAG GTTAAAGCTGAGGatgtaaaaattaaagataaacccgatcaaaaaactaaaacatcGAAAAAGGAGATCAAGGCCTACGAGAAATTAGGAACTAGGGGTTACGAAGAAAAACAATTTACATTCATGGATCCTATACCAGTGGAAATGCGGGGATTGAAATTCGAAGAACTTTGTGCTGTCCCTATTGAATGGCGAATGCTTACGTCTATAAGACCAAAGTCTAAACTAGATGAAGAATATTTTAACAG ATTAGTAGAGCTAGGCAAATCCGAATTGAAAACCAGAGCAAGGGACAAAAGAGAATACGCGAAAAACAACATGATCAGAAAAACGAAGACCCGGTCGGGTGTGACGGAGACACGCATCGTGTCATGCACCGAATGCGGTGAAGAGTACTGCAATG GTAAAATGTGTGCCATTACCAACTACGATATGTTCGCTCGGTTGAAGCTAGAAGTGGCCGCGAAGAGCACCAGAGCTCAACTCCCTCAAGCGCAGATGGGCAAGCTGAAACGCGTGAGGCGCCGGGCACGACGGAAGCCACGCAGCAAGAGCGCCGCGCCCGCGTACCAGAAGCCCAACGCTAATAAATCTGGAGCTAGAAGCGATACTGAACATTAG
- the LOC112044726 gene encoding intersectin-1 isoform X2 → MSHLYLPWGSGERYTNRLQVRNQFASSLELHKQSSYEYQEPIQRHRSPSLPPIHNIELNKSLEDRRHKEVLNRNLSSANRFAFYDEDAEGDTSGYGSETINIKNQCESFHRGHLNHRNDNVVAWQENGKSNRKQPSSGRSGMTDGALSARSTSGPEEGRPRWGDRGVATGRLWEPTAPTERLPQMPNQKRGTPSWVERGLNMIDSASDVLVIDQRSSTNSGLDCDRSSFNGSDEGRTFLRGQNAPLEPEIKAQRENKRIKALELQSAILNQLEEREKLRQEERERKLREERIEELRIQKQQEEDRLRLEEEKRRCKEKQLLEQRKLETLKKALEDAEKKAKQDKEKKFSFYRRTISVDEASGNDKIDDSIPCEAAQASPTKSCSPSKTHRTYNVQSAASQKENNSQQTTAFNSPRSIAASNLNLFIHNVPPLTLTDNQFNIVPIGITSATEIVNGQSNNIQLAVLVPQNKNVYSMSLNSIENIHELGEIQKILTPSKYRSLRTKDVFTQTDTEFICTPFYERVEKEEIERIIDKHNPNIDENAPQDHRSSTKKDRRLRSEERYKKDIENRPKWGANRPVAQYKKQSEKDPFYTQKRKIRQKYRPQVRQYISQSSEDSRSPSPQTRSENTNNKVKQRHSLSQSYWRNKRCSLDFTTSNSCDIANNTVPEFTSLAQITGDVKLEHKKSPKVSPSKRLTLSQKFINDKYGSRKLWSDDVNERTSKFCLSDLDNPRRNGDRISMFKKDINEKTEDQENLISKLKL, encoded by the exons ATGTCACACCTTTATCTACCATGGGGATCAGGCGAGCGGTACACTAACCGTTTGCAAGTGCGAAACCAATTCGCGAGTTCTCTCGAATTGCACAAACAGTCCTCATACGAGTACCAGGAGCCGATACAACGGCACAGAAGTCCGAGCCTACCACCAATACACAATATAGAACTGAATAAATCTCTAGAAGATAGAAGACACAAGGAGGTTTTAAACAGAAACCTGTCGAGCGCCAATAGATTCGCGTTTTACGACGAAGATGCAGAAGGTGACACTTCCGGATACGGTAGTGAAACAATAAATATCAAGAACCAGTGCGAATCGTTCCATAGGGGACACCTTAATCATAGAAATGATAATGTTGTCGCCTGGCAAGAAAACGGAAAAAGTAACAG GAAACAACCTTCAAGCGGGCGGTCAGGTATGACGGACGGTGCTTTATCTGCTCGGAGCACATCCGGCCCTGAGGAGGGGCGACCGCGCTGGGGGGACCGGGGCGTCGCTACCGGCAGGCTGTGGGAACCCACTGCCCCCACTGAGAGACTGCCTCAG atgCCAAATCAAAAGAGGGGTACGCCATCATGGGTCGAGCGTGGACTGAACATGATCGATAGCGCGTCCGATGTACTAGTCATCGACCAAAGAAGTTCTACGAATTCTGGACTCGACTGCGATCGATCGTCCTTTAACGGTAGCGATGAAGGAAg GACTTTCCTAAGAGGACAAAATGCCCCATTAGAACCAGAAATTAAAGCTCAAAGAGAAAATAAGCGTATCAAAGCGTTAGAACTGCAATCTGCTATACTGAATCAACTAGAGGAACGAGAGAAACTACGACAAGAAGAGAGAGAAAGAAAATTGAGGGAAGAACGCATAGAAGAATTAAGAATAcagaaacaacaagaagaagatAGATTAAGACTCGAAGAAGAAAAAAGACGATGTAAAGAAAAACAACTTCTCGAGCAACGCAAATTGGAAACACTGAAAAAAGCACTTGAAGATGCGGAAAAGAAAGCAAAACAAGATAAAGAgaagaaatttagtttttatagaCGAACAATTTCCGTTGATGAAGCAAGCGGGAACGACAAGATCGATGATTCCATTCCATGTGAGGCAGCACAGGCGAGTCCCACAAAAAGCTGTAGTCCATCTAAAACTCATAGAACCTATAACGTTCAGTCAGCAGCAAGTCAAAAAGAAAACAACTCACAACAAACTACTGCCTTTAATTCGCCTAGATCTATAGCAGCcagtaatttaaatttgtttatccATAATGTGCCACCTCTTACTCTAACGGATAATCAATTTAATATTGTGCCAATTGGAATAACCAGTGCTACTGAAATAGTAAATGGCCAATCAAATAATATACAACTAGCAGTATTAGTAcctcaaaataaaaatgtatacagtATGTCATTAAATTCTATTGAAAATATTCATGAACTCGGTGAGATTCAAAAAATACTCACACCTAGTAAATATCGTTCCCTAAGAACAAAGGATGTATTTACACAGACTGATACAGAATTTATATGTACACCATTTTACGAAAGAGTAGAAAAAGAAGAAATCGAAAGAATTATTGATAAGCATAACCCAAATATTGACGAGAATGCGCCTCAAGATCACCGCAGCAGTACAAAAAAAGATCGACGTTTACGATCAGAAGAAAGGTACAAAAAAGATATTGAAAATCGTCCTAAGTGGGGCGCAAATAGACCTGTGgcacaatataaaaaacaaagcgaAAAAGATCCATTCTATACCCAAAAAAGGAAAATTCGACAAAAATATCGACCTCAAGTAAGGCAATATATTTCGCAATCAAGTGAAGATAGTCGATCCCCAAGTCCACAGACAAGAAGtgaaaacactaacaataaAGTAAAGCAAAGACACTCGTTAAGTCAATCCTACTGGAGAAATAAAAGATGTAGTCTAGATTTCACAACAAGTAATTCATGTGATATAGCAAATAATACTGTTCCTGAATTTACATCATTAGCTCAAATAACAGGGGACGTAAAACTAGAACATAAAAAATCACCTAAAGTATCACCTTCGAAAAGACTTACTTTATCTCAAAAGTTTATAAATGATAAATACGGAAGTCGAAAATTATGGTCAGATGATGTAAACGAAAGAACTTCTAAATTTTGTTTGAGCGATCTAGATAACCCAAGAAGAAATGGTGATAGAATAAGTATGTTCAAAAAAGATATCAATGAAAAAACAGAGGACCAAGAGAACTTAATATCAAAGttgaaactttaa